ATGTGGAAGAATAGTCCTTCATTTAACCATCCAAATAAGTGTATCACGTATGAGCAAAGGCCTGCAGATAAAAAGCAAGACAATAATCAAGGCAAACCGGGCTAAGAAGAGAACTATGGCACACCAGCATCCTGATGATCATCGTCTACACCACCAGATGATTCTAAGAAGTTCAAATGATATTGAAGAATTATACCAGCAAAAATTGATGAAAGTTCTCTAATGATTTGACAGGTTATCATAAACTATAATATCCACACAAAGGTCTTAATAAAAAAAGCAATCGTcctttagaaaaaaaataaaaggtcaTTTTTTAACAGAAAAATGCAAATCCATGGCAATGCATCAAAATTAGAAACTAGCTTCTAAATAAAAATCCATCCATTACAGAAATAGGCAATGACAATTAATAATTTACATAAGCTAATATACATGTGACCTACTCCCTTGAAAGAAGAGTAATCCGAGTTAATCTTTCAGTACACTTACATCTTCAGTAAAACGGACGAAAAATATATGTTAGAGGGGACCTGCCGTGGCGCATAAACACATTTCACAATAAATGTACAAAAAAGGAAATTTATATTAAAATGGGAAAAAACATAATTGATCAAATACAAATTACGAAGATCAAGTTAACAATACAACGGATAATAATTTGAGTGAACTCGTACTAGATCTAGAAGAATATGCTTTGGTATTTCGTTCGTGAGCACATAGACATTGTTACACCTGCTTCTATAGTTACTCGAGATATATGGGAATTTTTTGAAGTGATCAGCCTTACCTGCTAAGAGACTGCAGTGTGATTACTCGAAAACAATGTCGAAACATGTCCAAAAACCTATAAAGCAGAAAAGAATACAAGCATACGTATATGAATGTAGGGTAAGGAAAATAAAACAATAATGAATCCAGTGTCGATTTGCATAGTTAGCACCGTTGTCCGTAGCAAACATAATTTAGGCTCTGTTCGGGAACACTCCGGCTCCCAACTCCGCGGAGCTGAAGTGGCGGAGCGGAGCGGAGCGCCGTTCATTTTTGCAGAGCTGCCATTTTGTCGCTCCGCATTCCAGCACTTAGCGGAGCGGAGTAGCTGGAGCGGTCTGTTGCCGAACAGGCACTTAAACAACAGAACACAAACTCTTATTTGTTTGTTTTCTATGAATCCAGATCTTCACTGTCGCTGGGGACATCTAGTAAAGAAAAAATATTAATTAAGATTTGTATCACCATAGATTGGATCAACTTTTCACAACACATTGGCCTGTCAGTTTCAGGGAAGGAAGGAATAAGGAAAAAGTTGAGAAGATGCATCAGAATTCTGAAGAAGGAATAAAGCATGCCATCACCACCTAGCGTCCTTTCATCAGCCCCTGGTTTTTCACACCCCGCGTGGATTTGGCTATTGAAACCATGTTGACATAGATTAATTATAAGAACTAACCCACACCAAGCTATCTTCATTGTTTACTGAGTGAGCTACATGAAAGAGGGACCAAACCAAGAATATTATCTTCCTTTATCAGTAAAAAAAAGTATGTACATAGATTTGCAAGTACAACTACCGAAGCTCGGGTCTCTTTATTTCTTATTTGCAAGTGCAGCCATCGAACCATGGGTCTCTATATTTCTTATTTGCAAGTGCATTCATCGAACCATGTGTCTTTTTATTTCTTATTTGCAAGTGCATCCATCGAACCTTAGGTCTCTTTATTTCTTATTGGCAAATGCAGCCACCGAATCATGAGTTTCTTTATTTCTTATTATTTGCAAATACGGCCACCGAACTTACGCCTCATCCTGTTTTTGTTATTTCTCAAGGCACCTTATTGATTCTCTTGACAACTTGCAATGCATATAAATCGATGCGATTCGCTATAAAGGGGTGAGGTGGTACTATTTAACTGTTAAGCAAAACCTACGACCCAGCTCCCATGAAATTAGATTTCGCTGACCCTGGAAGTTGAGGGGGGCCATCGATGTGGCCCATTACAGCGACGTTCAAAGGTGGTGATGTACGAACCCATCTAGACAAAGCTCCGGCTAATGTAGGTGTACATGCTAGCCGATCGATCAAATTGATGCCTAGCCAAAGGCATAAAAttcctactccctctgttccgatttactcgtcgtggttttagttcaaatctgaactaaaaccacgatgagtaaatcggaacggagggtgTACGTGCCATGGAGTTCATGGTAGGATGGACAATAGATGGAAATTAAAAAGGATAGTTTGCATGTTAAAAAGAAAACTTGTATCTTGTCTCAAGATTGAACTGTCTGAGTTGGTTACAACTTAGAAATTACACCTCCGGACAGGAGTATCCATCCCACGTCTTAGTCTATTTTTTCGGTAATTATTAAAAGCATGTTTGCTCTTCGCAAAAAAATAAATTAGAAGCATGTTTGCGGTCCAACGTGCAGCCGAGCACGAGCGAACGTCTAGATGGGGCATCACATATGGTGGAGGACTGGCGGATGGGAGTGAGTGATTGGATTGGCCCAGGCGGCGGCGCATGCCGTTTAATCTGTCTTAGGACCTTGGATTATGATCAATAAACACAAGTATTTTCTGTAAATATTAAGCAAtgtgataagtgccacacgtgcgGCACGAACACATGGAAACTCCGAACATTTTTCATAGCAAGTTTAGTGACAGAGAATGGCAACTTCAGTTGTCAAGTATGGCAACGTTCTTTTCTGATGGCAAGTTTCAGTTTATTTTTTGGGATTATTTTTTCTTTTCAGATTTACAACTTTTAGGGCTGGAGTACCTCGTGTCACacatgtggcacttatcatttgagAATATTAATGATAGACTAaaattattaaaataaaaattaaatagGATCACCGCGGCAAAATGCGTCATACAGAAGATCTCGTGCGTAGGTTTTCTGAAGGCAAAGGTCTCGTGCGTTTGTTTTTCTTTTGAGAAGAAAGGTCTCGTGCGTTTTTTTGTTAGCAACAGGTCTCGTGCGTAGGTGCGCTTGCTCGGGCAAACGCGCGCCTCCCATCGgccctgggcctggcccatttatgCAGGTGGCCTGGACATTCGCCGCGCTCTATCGCCGTCGCTCCTCGCTCAGGGCCCGGCGATTCACTGGCCACCACTCTCACCGGAAGTGCCTCTAGCCTCTTCGTCGCATGCCTCCGTACTCGCGCGGCATCGTCGCTCCGACGCTCACTCCATTCCACGCGCGCGCGGCGCCATCTATTCCTCCGACGCAATGCCGGCCTGTCTGGCCCAGCGCCGGCCGCCtcggcaggggcgcgcccaggccGTTCGGCGGAATGCCGACCCGGATGCCGGTTCTTACACCGTTACAGCGGCCGTCAAGAAGCTGGTTTCGGGCCCGTATATCAGTCTCGGGACGCGTTCTGACGCGTGTGCGTGTGTGCCGGAGCGGCGAGCTGGGTGGTCTCTCGGCCGCGTGAATCCTTAGACCTGGTACGTTGCCTAGGTGCTTCTGATCGTGATCCCTCTCGTATTCTGATAGTGTCGAATACATGGTACCCGTATTATTAAATCTCTTCTCATTTCTTTCGAATTTTGGACAAACCGAACATTTTCTTGTCTGTAGTATAATTCAGTAGTTCGCGTCCAACTCCGGCAGTTCCTAAAATTGTCTGATCCAAAGCAGACAGCCCGAACCAGCACATAACATCTCACTTAAATGGAACCATTTCAATCCTTCACCGAGAAATGACAACCATTCCACTCGTTTATACTTTGCCGCATGCTTGTCAGACTTTAGCATATGGGGTATAATACTTCAAGAAATATCTCAAGAAAGATGAATTTCCTAAAATAATCCTTAAAGAAGTACTAGTACGTATAGCTTAAAATGGCGACCTGTTAAGACTGTTGTTTTGGGACCCGGCCGACGTGGTGCTCGCTGTCAAGGTCGTGGTCTCGTGGAGATGTCCATTGGTATCCATGGCACCTGTAATTACTAGAACAATACGAGAACCAGTACATATAAACGGGGCAGTTGGGCTGAAGTGTTGTTGTGTATGGCATTGTTCACCAATCACCAAGCATGTGCCTCCTGGACTCTGTAAAGGTACTCTTGGACATGAATTTCGAATTAACTGTGCCGACTGGATTTGCCTTTCGGATTAAATATGTTGACAATCTGGAGTTGGCTTCCTCGTTGCCTTCGTCCACTATGCAGCTATAGCACATTAGTTAGTGCATACAAAGATTAGTAGGCCGACTGGCCGAGTACAACTAAAAAAATATGCCATGAAAATCTCCTGGCTGAACACCAGTAATGACAGATATGAATGCAAAACATGGGAAGCTTTGGGTTGATTAGAATATTGCCTCTGGTACATGACCCTGCCCAAAGTACAACTTCTCGTTGATTGCTCTAAAATTATGAGAAGTAGTAATTCTAGTGAAACTAAGAAAGTTAAAAGTACATCATGCTCGTAAATGCAAAGATTGTCTATCATGTTTTTAGTTCATTGTATTTTGGCTGATCTTTGCATGTGCGGATCAGCATCTATATTGACCAGGCAGGAGACTACTTCCATGACAGTTGGCCTCGAAAACTGATTTTGGTCGACACATTTGCAAGCGGCTTCAAGAACCTTCAGCATTTGCCCTTCGTATCCTGTTCCTCTAAGTGTTGGATCCAAGACCTCAACTTGCTTTTCCTCGGACCTCATCTGCAGCACCCATGGGACAAGTTCTTTTGATGTTGATAGGACTGGAACAGGTCGCATTCCAGTGAGCAGCTCAAGCAGTACTACTCCGAAACTGTACATATCGCCTCTCAATGTAGCAACCCATGCTTGCCCATACTCAGGGGGAATGTAACCCATAGTACCGACAAGTTCAGTTGTTACATGAGTTTGGTTGGGAAGAATCAATCTGGCTAGCCCAAAATCTGCAACATAAGGTTTAAATTCTTTGTCCAGTAGGATATTACTAGATTTGATGTCTCGGTGGACAATTTGAGGGTTGCAGACATCATGGATATGAGAAAGTCCCAGGCTAGCTCCTTTTGCGATCTTCAGCCGAGTCGGCCAGTCAAGAGATGAGCCATCATCATCCTTGTTATGCAGCCAATCATCTAGGCTTCCATTCTCCATGTAGGAATATACGAGAAACCTTGAGTTTCCCTGGATGCAGTAACCCCACAGCGGTACAAGATTTTCATGTTGTGCCATGGAGAGAGCATCAACCTCGGCAGTGAACTCTCTTTCCATCAGACACATTTCATCGTTGAGCTTTTTAATTGCCAGCTTGGAGCCATCAGGTAGCTCTGCCTTGTAGACTAACCCATACCCTCCACATCCAATGATGTTTTCCTTGTCAAAGTTGTTCGTTGCTTTCAAAATGTCAGTGAATTTGAGCTTGTTTTCTTCACCCTGGCCCTGTGCCATCCGCATCACCACTAATGTTTGCTCTGAACTAGAGTAGAATGAAGTTGCTTCAGCCTCTCCGTTACTTTCCCTTCTATTCTTTGCCCTAAAACCCTTCTGCCTGATTGAGACAAGGAGACACGCCAGAAACAGAAGAATTGTGATCCCTCCAAAGAACACACCAAATGCAATCGCAAAAACAGCCTTCCTATCTCGTTTTTTTCTGGTGGACATAAATAATGAATCTGAACCACATTTATGAGTGAGCATAGAGCCACACAGTTTTGGATTCCCATCAAAACTAGAATTCGGAAATGTATTAAACTGGCCTCCAGATGGAATAGGCCCTTCTAGGTCATTGTTTGAAATGTTGAATGCTGAAAGGAAGTTCAGGCTATTCAATGCAGCTGGGATAGCACCTGTGAGGTTGTTGCTGGACAAGTCTAGCAGTTGCAACTTTGTCAGGTTGCAAATAGATTGGGGGATCTGCCCAGTTAACTTGTTGAAGCTGAGATCAAGTAAAGCAAGCACTTTCAACTGACCAATCTGTTCGGGAATCAAACCTGTGAAGTTGTTGTTGCTCAGATTCAACATTGTTGGGAAAGATGTAACAACACGGTATTGAAGTGATGGACCATCATATACAGGCAGCTCAAAGATCCTTGGGTCCAGATGATTTGCGTTTTCAGTTGATTTTAGCATTGGCATCTCCATCAAGGTTAATGGGATTTCTCCTGTAAGACTATTATTTGACACATCCATAAAGAAGAGATGGCTTAGGGAGTTTATCCAGCCTGGTATTGGTCCTGTGAGTTGATTGCTATTTAAAAGTAACATCCCCAAATTTCTGAGCCTTGATATCCATAGAGGTATTGTTCCATACAATTGGCAACCTCCAATGCTCAAAACCTGAAGATTCTCAAAGCCATCAATTATGTCATCCTCTGGCATGCGCTCCCCCCTGAAGTTGTTCCTGATAAGTAGGGTGGTAAGATTCGTGCTGCTCTTGAGGATCTGAATTGCATTTGTGATGTTTGTGAAATTGTTTTTACCAAGTGACAAGAAGGAGAGATACTTCAGATTGCCTATTCTCGATGAGAGCTGCCCATGTAAGTTGTTGCTTGATAGCCGCAGTGCAGTCAGATTACTGCATGAGTATAGGCTTTCTGGAACTGTACCTGTGAAGCTGTTTAACCAAAGATCTAATGTTTTTAGATTGGGCAGGTTGGAGAAATTGACCTTGGTAAGTTCTCCACTGAGGTTGTTGCTCTTGAGGTCAACTATTATGAGATTTGTGCAGTTGCTAAGAGAAGACGGGAGCTCCCCTGACATGTTGTTATTGCCCAAATGGAACTCTTCCAGTCTCTTGAGCTGGCCTATATAATCTGAAATCTTGCCACTGAAGTTGTTTCTTCCAAGATCAAGGACTACAAGATTTCTGAGGTTAGCTATGTTTGTACCATCAATAGCTCCATGTAATCCATTGTTAGGAAAAGACAGGTGTTCCAACGAGGTAGCATTGAAGAGTTCATCTGGGAGTGTTCCACTAAGGTTGTTATACCCAGCCCTGAACTCTCTCAGCTTGGAGCAATCACCAAGTCCTGGGGGGATGCTGCCACTGAATTTGTTGAAACACAGATCCAGCAGAGCGAGGGATGGCGAGGTGCTACAGAATTGAGTTGGTATCTGCCCAGTAAAGCTGTTATTGCTGGCATTGATTGCAATCAGATTCTCCATTGTTTTCCATGTGGTGGATGGAAACTGTCCTGCAAATAAGTTGCTTGAGATGTTTAGTACCTGCAGAGGGCCAGGGGTTGACGGTGGCAGTTCTTGGAGTGTTCTGTTGAGCCGGTTAAAGCTAACATCAAGGGTAGTAATGCTGCTGGACGATAGCAATTCCAGCGGCAGACCACCGGACAACGAGTTGCCAGAGAGATTAAGGTACTGCAGCCCAATGAGGATCCCAAGGGATTGTGAGATGTGCCCCTCAAGGCCCTTCGAAGGCAGCAAGACAGCGGTGACCGTCCCATCTTGCCTGCAGGTGATCCCTTCCCACTTGCAGCAATCCGTGCCATTCCGCCATGAGGCAGCAAGGCCGCCGTCTTGTGAGAGCTCGGCAAGGAACTGGAGAAGGGCGCCGTTCTCCTGCTCCGTGCAGGAACTGATAGGAGAGGCCAAGCAGACCAGCAGCACAAGAGTAAGGCCAAAGGAAGGTATGCCTAATATTTTGCTGCATTTCTTGTTGGAGAAATGGAGTGTCTGCATGGTTTTCTGGTGAAACTAGCATGTAAGCAAGAGCTAAAGTTGTGCCGTGACTGTATGCATCAATGGTGGTCTAATCATGAAAGCGTGTGATGGGGAAGGAACGAAGCAGATTTTGCTCCCATTTTATTTCGTCCACTTGTAGTCGTAGTCACCATGAAGGAAATCAAGGTCATGAAAATTGGATTTTACACAACTGCCACCAGCACACCAGCAGCTTCCTAGTTCACACCGGCGTTTCATTATTCCACTATTGTCTGCTGTAATCTACTGACAAAGTCAACTGTCCAATCTTCCTGAACGCCGCCCGTACAGAAAAAAAAACTGCATTTTAGATTGTGTAGCCGTCCTTGACTCAGTCCTTACTTAATTTGTACAACATGCCTTAATCTACTCACTTCTCTTACCGGCTTCAAAACAACTCTAAGCTCTTCCCGCTGGCACTTGACAAGAAAATTTACTTCTTGACATATCCTTGCCTTTTTGTGAACAGGGAATGCCCTGTTTTGAAAGGAAAAGAACAGTTGGGTAACGATTTGCAGGATATTCTGAAAGGCGCTTGCGATGGAGAGCAGCAATCTTTGTTGCTTAATGGACGGGGTGGATGGTTGACCTGCTGGTGATCTGTTCTCTCTTCCTTCCTCTTGACCTGAGGGGTTACTTGCCCATATCATTCGAGCGAGCTTCGTCTGATGTTTACGTTTGCTGTTGTTTTTCGTCCTCCTGCCTCCACTGGCGCACTTATTATATTGTGGTTCGGAAACGATTCAAAGTAAACTGGGTAACGTGTGAGTTTTGGTAGTGGCAGGCTGGTTGATCAGTTGGCTCGGATCATGCTGGCATGGTCATGGTCTTTAGGGACAGAACCATGTGTTTATATCTTACTTCTTTATCTTAAAAAATATTTAAGTTGGTAGCGGAACGTTCACCCTCATCGAGATTATCTTTTATTAAGCTATTAACATTGTAAGTTTTCAACCATTATGTGGACATCAGACGGATTCAACTGTTGTATAGTTTGAGACCATTTTTAAATTTTGCACACAGTTATGGGTTATGATAGCAACAAGCGTTTAAATGACTGAGCATTTTCCTTTTTGTACCGAATTAGTTTTAGTTCTTGGGTGATGATTTCTTTATTATTTGAGTTGGAAGTTCTTGGGTGATGATTGATGATGCTAGGTGCACTATATCATTATTGTTACAATTATTATTATTTAGATGATGCACTCTATCATTGATAATTTTATATTCGGTTAACAATTTTCCTCTTCTAATTAGGAGAAAAAATAGCATGTGCCAGGGGGATAGTTTTGGCTCCTGAGCTCACatgcacccttgtgaacaataAAAACCCGAAAATTTATCAAAAAAAAAAACATGCTTGAGTGTTCTACCTACATGCAAAAAATCGTGAACAAATGAAATCGGTGGTGCTATGAAAGAAAATTGGTGCTCTGAAATGGTCATTTTTGAAGCATTGATTGTTTTCCCTTTTGGACAGGACACCATAGACGTCACTTTTTCAGGAAAAGCTTTTGGCTGCTGTTTTTCCCCGGATTTTACTGTCTGGGTGTATGTGAGCTCGGGagtattttttttttttttttttgcgaaacctCTGGAGTAGAATTGAATTTTCTGTGTCAGGCACTCTATATGATGAAGGCTTTCAGAAACTGCAGCGCTGGCATCGCTTCCTTTTTGTTGTCCGGTGTAGTATGTACTGCATCACTGATCTCgctgtttttctttttctgctagtgccgactgaagaacatgccgtGTGGGCACAAAAGGCAAGGACACAACACACAGGATCAAGCGACACTGAGTATTTTGGCGTGTCAGGCTGGGGATCAAGCGTGTGTTTCAACACGTTGATGTACCTGGGCTCCGCAACCTGCGGCAGTCGACTCTCTCGTCAGCAGAAAGCCATCATGTTTTTTCCACATGCTGCCGTGTACCACCTCACATTTGACACTTGGCCACTTGCAACAGAGAAATGGTGGCGAGACCCGACTACTCGAGGATGGTTCAGGTCAGCTAATTACTTGATGTGCTGCTGCGAACGCGTAATTGACCGATCGTCTTCTTCCTGCTCGTCGATGATTTAGGGGATCTtggcttgtcttccttcttctcataCGGACACTCATCGGAAAAGTACTTTGGTGACTTGCAATTGTAGCAAGACCTCACTTCTTCACCGATAACTTGCCATTGTTTTCTGAAACCACACTCGCTACAAAGAGAGCCATTTGATCATACGAGGGGCATTCATCGGAGTCAACCTCtcctccttgttgttcttcttcttcttaaccTTCTTCCTCATCACTTGATTCAACAACTCGTACATGCTTAGCCTTCAATTCTAGGCTTGGCTTGGTCAGACCTTTTGTCATGGCGGCCCTTTCTTCCCATTGGACACATATTCTTCATGTTGCCTGAAAGTAGCAATCACATCATCTGGGATCATCTTCGGAGAACCAAACTCGCGTCTTATGTGAAATACCATGCCATCATAGTGAGGAGCAAGAGCTGTCAACAACGTCTCAACAAGAAACCGGTTGGTGATGATGAGTCCATCATCAAACTTTCCACACTTGAAGCTTTGAAGCTTCACAGCAAGGGCCTTAAGTCGGTCATGAAGATCTTGAGGTTTCTCATTCGGTTCCAACACATAGAAGTGTGTCTCACTTTTGGCCATTTTCATATATTGAGAGTTGGTGTGAGGTCCCAGTCTTGGCCAAATATATACTATCCCATATGTCATCGGTGGATTCGATATGAAATTAAGGTTCCTTCTCTCCTTCAGACAAACCCTTTCTTATCAGCATGCATGTGGAATCATTGAATTGCTCATCAAAGGCTTCTTGAGAAGTTAGGTTATTTGGGTTGACGGGATTGAAACCATCGACCACAACCCCCAACATATCCAAGAGGTGCCCTTGATATGACCATGCATCTCAACTTTCCACATTGAGAAAATTCCCTTTCCCATTATAAATGGAAGGGTTACCTTGATAATCAACTTTGTGATTTGTCCCTGGAAAAGTTCATGAAGGTTTGGAAATTGCCTCAAGTCTACCACT
Above is a window of Triticum aestivum cultivar Chinese Spring chromosome 6B, IWGSC CS RefSeq v2.1, whole genome shotgun sequence DNA encoding:
- the LOC123136351 gene encoding tyrosine-sulfated glycopeptide receptor 1-like; its protein translation is MQTLHFSNKKCSKILGIPSFGLTLVLLVCLASPISSCTEQENGALLQFLAELSQDGGLAASWRNGTDCCKWEGITCRQDGTVTAVLLPSKGLEGHISQSLGILIGLQYLNLSGNSLSGGLPLELLSSSSITTLDVSFNRLNRTLQELPPSTPGPLQVLNISSNLFAGQFPSTTWKTMENLIAINASNNSFTGQIPTQFCSTSPSLALLDLCFNKFSGSIPPGLGDCSKLREFRAGYNNLSGTLPDELFNATSLEHLSFPNNGLHGAIDGTNIANLRNLVVLDLGRNNFSGKISDYIGQLKRLEEFHLGNNNMSGELPSSLSNCTNLIIVDLKSNNLSGELTKVNFSNLPNLKTLDLWLNSFTGTVPESLYSCSNLTALRLSSNNLHGQLSSRIGNLKYLSFLSLGKNNFTNITNAIQILKSSTNLTTLLIRNNFRGERMPEDDIIDGFENLQVLSIGGCQLYGTIPLWISRLRNLGMLLLNSNQLTGPIPGWINSLSHLFFMDVSNNSLTGEIPLTLMEMPMLKSTENANHLDPRIFELPVYDGPSLQYRVVTSFPTMLNLSNNNFTGLIPEQIGQLKVLALLDLSFNKLTGQIPQSICNLTKLQLLDLSSNNLTGAIPAALNSLNFLSAFNISNNDLEGPIPSGGQFNTFPNSSFDGNPKLCGSMLTHKCGSDSLFMSTRKKRDRKAVFAIAFGVFFGGITILLFLACLLVSIRQKGFRAKNRRESNGEAEATSFYSSSEQTLVVMRMAQGQGEENKLKFTDILKATNNFDKENIIGCGGYGLVYKAELPDGSKLAIKKLNDEMCLMEREFTAEVDALSMAQHENLVPLWGYCIQGNSRFLVYSYMENGSLDDWLHNKDDDGSSLDWPTRLKIAKGASLGLSHIHDVCNPQIVHRDIKSSNILLDKEFKPYVADFGLARLILPNQTHVTTELVGTMGYIPPEYGQAWVATLRGDMYSFGVVLLELLTGMRPVPVLSTSKELVPWVLQMRSEEKQVEVLDPTLRGTGYEGQMLKVLEAACKCVDQNQFSRPTVMEVVSCLVNIDADPHMQRSAKIQ